Proteins encoded within one genomic window of Brassica rapa cultivar Chiifu-401-42 chromosome A09, CAAS_Brap_v3.01, whole genome shotgun sequence:
- the LOC103843570 gene encoding delta-9 desaturase-like 1 protein: MGDATKEDVSGSSRKVVGKKRRAYFFRKWTKIDVMRASSVGTVHFLCLLAPFYFKWEALLFGVILAFLTSLCITFSYHRNLAHRSFKLPKWLEYSFAYFALFALQGHPIDWVSTHRFHHQFTDSDRDPHSPMEGFWFSHVFWIFDTNYIREKCGGRDNVMDLKQQWFYRFLRNTIGLHIMTFWTLVYLWGGLPYLTCGIGAGGAIGYNGTWLINSACHIWGSRAWNTKDTSRNIWWLGPFTMGESWHNNHHAFEASARHGLEWYQVDLTWYLISLFRALGLATDVKLPSEAQKRKLAFPR, encoded by the exons ATGGGTGACGCAACCAAGGAGGATGTCTCTGGCTCTAGCCGAAAAGTTGTGGGAAAGAAAAGAAGAGCGTATTTCTTTAGGAAATGGACAAAAATCGATGTAATGAGAGCCTCCTCTGTTGGGACCGTGCATTTCTTGTGTCTCTTGGCTCCTTTTTACTTCAAATGGGAAGCTCTCCTATTCGGTGTTATTCTCGCTTTTCTGACTTCCCTCTGCATTACGTTCTCGTACCATAGAAACTTGGCTCATCGGAGCTTCAAGCTGCCTAAATGGCTTGAATATTCATTTGCTTATTTTGCCCTTTTCGCGCTTCAG GGTCATCCAATAGATTGGGTGAGCACACATAGGTTCCATCATCAGTTCACAGATTCGGACCGTGACCCACATAGCCCTATGGAAGGATTCTGGTTCAGTCATGTCTTCTGGATATTCGACACCAATTACATCAGAGAAAAG TGTGGAGGACGTGACAACGTGATGGACTTGAAGCAGCAATGGTTCTATAGGTTTCTACGAAACACCATTGGTCTCCACATCATGACGTTTTGGACCCTCGTCTACTTGTGGGGTGGTCTACCTTACCTAACTTGCGGAATT GGTGCTGGAGGAGCGATCGGTTACAACGGGACATGGCTCATCAACTCAGCTTGCCATATCTGGGGCTCACGAGCATGGAACACCAAGGACACATCTCGTAACATTTG GTGGCTGGGACCATTCACGATGGGAGAAAGCTGGCACAACAACCACCATGCCTTTGAAGCCTCAGCTAGGCATGGACTTGAATGGTATCAGGTAGACTTGACTTGGTACCTCATTTCATTATTCCGGGCTCTCGGTTTAGCCACTGACGTCAAATTGCCATCAGAAGCTCAGAAACGAAAGTTGGCTTTCCCTCGTTAA